Part of the Aquimarina sp. MAR_2010_214 genome is shown below.
TATAGGTATCATCAATCTGTTGATAGATGGTATCCATTTTTCTTAAATTTTCTTTGGCCAAACCAAACTGAAGTTTTATTGCTGCCAGATTTCCCCCTATCCTGTCATGAAGCTCTTGAGCAATACGGTTTCTTTCTTTATCCTGAATACTAATCGAGGTTTTGATTAATTTTAACTCCTGATCCCTTATTAAGGCTTCTATCTTTTGTTCTCCTATTTCTTTTTCTTTTTTATGCAGTAAGTTTTGACTTTTTAACTTTTGATAATATAGAAAAAGTAAACCAGCCAGAGGTATCAAGATTATCACAAATGTATATGTAAGCGTTTGTTTTTGAAACTGTTGCTTTTCTATTTCTATAATTTTAAGTTCTTGATTCTTTTTTAAAATTGTTATTTCCTTTTCTTTCTTCAATGTCTCATATTCTATTTCCAGCTTAGCTACTTCCTTATCTTTTTGTAGCTTTTTTATAGAATCTTGTATTTGAATCTTTTTCTCTGTATTCTCTAAAGCTTCTTTGTAGTTTTTTTCTTCTAAAGCTACATTTTTCAAACTATGATATACATATAATTGTTGTTTAAGATATCCTGATTTTTTGGCTATTTCCAACACCTCATTATATCCTTTTTTAGCATTTTTAAAATCCTTCTTCTCTCGATAAATTTCGCATATATTAAGTATATTATTCAGGACAATTACGGGGTAATTATATTCTCTCGCAATAGGTAATGATTTATTAAAATACATGAAAGCTTTATCGTCTTCATACATATTTAAATACACTACGCCAATGTTCAATAATGCAACCGCTATATTTCTATTATTATCCATTGTTTTATAATACTTCAGTGCCTTTTCATGATAAAACAATGCTTTTTCATAGTTCTCTAACTCCATATAACACAAAGCAACACCTTCACAATAGCCCGGTCTTTCTTTATCTATAACAGTAGATTTTAAAAATTCTAAAGATTTTGTATAATCACCATTAAGCTTATAATTCATTGCCAAACTAATAACCAACCTATCCTTAGTATCAGAATCTTTAGTTTTTTCAACAATATCAATACCTTTTAAAGCCCATTTTTTACTTTCTTCGATTAAGTTTTTATCTCTAGAAGCATTCGAAAGAAGTAAATAAAAACGTGATAATAAATTTAGAGATACAGAATCTTCTTTATTCCCTATCAACCCAATAGCTTTTTTAGCATACACCAGCGAAGAATCTGTAGCATATTTGTAATAATGATAATTTGCCAAAACATAATGTGCCAAAATTGTATTATCCTTATTTTTAGTTCTTTTTAATACATCATGACTTATTCTAAAGGATTTTTCTCGATCCTGGTTTTCTATTTTTATAAAACTTCTAGCATGTTCTAGCAGTACACTATCTTTTTTGGCATTTTTTATATCATCTTCTTCATGTGTCTGAGCTTTTGCAATACTGCATATAATCAACAAAATGAATACAAGTGTAGGTTTTGAAAATATCGTCATATTGTATGGTAAATATTTTTACGGGAATTTGTAGTATTTTCCTATCAAGGAAAATCAATAGTATCGTTAAAATTAAGGAATTAACTTTTATTCCCATTATTGATCTCTATAATAAGAGAAATTTAGCATCCCAAAAAAATGATGTTATTTACAATTGCAAACAAAGTTAGAGGTTATATGTATCATATTCTCCAGTCTAAATATACCTGCACAGACCTTATCTACGAGTAATTTACTCGAATATGAATACTCTATTTTCAAACAATTAAAAATCAAGTATTAATTTAAAATCCTATCTTTAAAGTAAAAGTACACATCAATGAAATCATCTGAATACTTAGAGGGAATCCAAAAGCAGTTTGCTTATTATAAATCTCTGGGAGAAAAAACAATAGATCAAATCCCTGCAGAAAAGCTTTTTTGGCAATATAACAATGAGAGTAATAGCATAGCAATTATGGTAAAACATCTCTGGGGTAATATGAAATCCCGATGGACAGATTTTTTAACTACAGATGGTGAAAAAGAATGGAGACAACGTGATGCCGAATTTGATAACGACATTAAATCTAAAGAAGATCTTTTAACCAAGTGGAACGATGGATGGCAATGCCTCTTTGAAGCACTAGAAAGTATTGATCAAAATAACTTTAATCAGCCCATCTATATTCGTAATATAGAACATAGCATTACCGAAGCAATCAACAGACAATTGGCACATTATGCATATCACGTAGGACAAATTGTATTTCTTGGAAAAATGATTACAGGTAAGCAATGGCAAAGTTTATCTATCCCAAAAGGAAAATCTGTAGCTTACAATCAAAAACGCTTTGCTACACCCAAGCATAAAGCACATTATACAGATAAGCTCATGAAAGATGATACCAATTAATTATTCTGAATTCATAAAATAGTCAATAACTCCCTTTAGTTTGTTAATAACTATGGTTTTCTCAATACCAAATCCCAAATAGATTACGATTATATTTGCGTAAAACTGTACGTAATTAGTCGCACATATATATGAAATGAGCCATAAAAACTACATTGATTCTCATTTGCCCTGCGGTAGATCGGCTGAAATGATAATTGGCGAATTTCATACTAATCTGTATCAGCATAAATCTGACAACTAAAAAATAATAAAGAAAAACAGATGAAATTTATAGTATCCAGTTCTTACTTACTTAAGCAACTACAGGTATTAGGAGGAGTAATTAGTAATAGCAATACGTTACCAATTTTAGATAACTTTTTGTTCGAATTAGACAACAATGCTTTAACTGTATCTGCCTCTGATCTAGAGACGACCATGTCTGCAAAATTAGAAGTAGAATCTTCTGACCAAGGAACGATTGCAGTACCCGCCAAATTATTGTTAGAGACACTTAAAACTTTTCCTGAACAACCTTTAACTTTTGTCGCTGCAGATAATAATACGGTAGAGATAAGTTCTAACCATGGTAAGTATGCTTTAGCATATGCTAACGGTGAGGAGTTTCCTAAAGCAGTAGAATTAGAAGATCCCAGTGCTACAAATATACTAGGAGATATCTTAGCCACAGCAGTAAGCAAAACTATTTTTGCAACTGGTAATGATGACTTAAGACCAGTAATGAGTGGTGTGTTTTTTCAATTCTCTACAGAAGGTTTAACTTTTGTTGCTACCGATGCTCATAAACTGGTTAAGTATACCAGAGAAGATATCAAAGCTTCTCAAGCTGCTGAGTTTATTATGCCTAAAAAACCATTGAACTTACTTAAAGGGATTTTGGCAGGTAGTGATAGTGAAGTATTGATCGAATATAATGAATCTAATGCAAAATTCTCTTTTGATGAAACGCAACTAATCTGTAGATTAATTGATGGAAAATACCCTAATTATGAAGCAGTAATACCAAAAGAGAACCCAAATAAACTATCTATAGCCCGTACACAGTTTTTAAATTCTGTACGTAGGGTTTCTATTTTCTCTAACAAAACGACACACCAGATTAGATTAAAAATTGCAGGAGCAGAATTAAATATATCTGCAGAAGATATCGATTATTCTAACAAAGCAGAAGAACGTTTAACATGTGATTACCAAGGTGATGATATGCAAATTGGTTTTAACTCTCGCTTTTTAAGCGAAATGCTAAATAATCTTAATGCTGATGAAGTACAGTTAGAAATGTCATTACCGAACAGAGCAGGAATACTTACTCCAATCGATGGATTAGACGAAGGAGAACATGTAACCATGCTAGTAATGCCAGTAATGTTGAATAATTAAGTCATAAATAATTATTTATATCCAAAAAAATTCCAACCATATTTAATGTGGTTGGAAT
Proteins encoded:
- a CDS encoding tetratricopeptide repeat-containing sensor histidine kinase, whose amino-acid sequence is MTIFSKPTLVFILLIICSIAKAQTHEEDDIKNAKKDSVLLEHARSFIKIENQDREKSFRISHDVLKRTKNKDNTILAHYVLANYHYYKYATDSSLVYAKKAIGLIGNKEDSVSLNLLSRFYLLLSNASRDKNLIEESKKWALKGIDIVEKTKDSDTKDRLVISLAMNYKLNGDYTKSLEFLKSTVIDKERPGYCEGVALCYMELENYEKALFYHEKALKYYKTMDNNRNIAVALLNIGVVYLNMYEDDKAFMYFNKSLPIAREYNYPVIVLNNILNICEIYREKKDFKNAKKGYNEVLEIAKKSGYLKQQLYVYHSLKNVALEEKNYKEALENTEKKIQIQDSIKKLQKDKEVAKLEIEYETLKKEKEITILKKNQELKIIEIEKQQFQKQTLTYTFVIILIPLAGLLFLYYQKLKSQNLLHKKEKEIGEQKIEALIRDQELKLIKTSISIQDKERNRIAQELHDRIGGNLAAIKLQFGLAKENLRKMDTIYQQIDDTYKQVRTLSHDLIPKKFRHNNFIQLLKEYMQNIGNASKLSIHISTYSENKINEIDHSFHNELFSVFQELITNTIKHANARKVEIQIDFIDNLIHIIFEDNGKGFDTSVTSLGIGLTNIENRIQKLSGVMHIDSRLKRGTIITIEIPIL
- a CDS encoding DUF1572 family protein, which encodes MKSSEYLEGIQKQFAYYKSLGEKTIDQIPAEKLFWQYNNESNSIAIMVKHLWGNMKSRWTDFLTTDGEKEWRQRDAEFDNDIKSKEDLLTKWNDGWQCLFEALESIDQNNFNQPIYIRNIEHSITEAINRQLAHYAYHVGQIVFLGKMITGKQWQSLSIPKGKSVAYNQKRFATPKHKAHYTDKLMKDDTN
- the dnaN gene encoding DNA polymerase III subunit beta; protein product: MKFIVSSSYLLKQLQVLGGVISNSNTLPILDNFLFELDNNALTVSASDLETTMSAKLEVESSDQGTIAVPAKLLLETLKTFPEQPLTFVAADNNTVEISSNHGKYALAYANGEEFPKAVELEDPSATNILGDILATAVSKTIFATGNDDLRPVMSGVFFQFSTEGLTFVATDAHKLVKYTREDIKASQAAEFIMPKKPLNLLKGILAGSDSEVLIEYNESNAKFSFDETQLICRLIDGKYPNYEAVIPKENPNKLSIARTQFLNSVRRVSIFSNKTTHQIRLKIAGAELNISAEDIDYSNKAEERLTCDYQGDDMQIGFNSRFLSEMLNNLNADEVQLEMSLPNRAGILTPIDGLDEGEHVTMLVMPVMLNN